The following proteins come from a genomic window of Pirellula staleyi DSM 6068:
- the tssH gene encoding type VI secretion system ATPase TssH, whose product MAEISRVALFGKLNSLAYRAIEAATVFCKMRGNPYVELAHWLHQILQLPDSDVHKIIKQFNLEPSRLARDLTETLDRFPRGSSSISDLSSHLEDATQQGWVYATLMFKDSQVRTGYLIVGMIKTKTLNNALLSISKEFGKINADTLIDKFAEVVAGSPEDSLRASDGTQVGGGAVPGEASGAMAPAAMGKQEALKQFSIDLTERARKGEIDPIVGRDEEIRQLVDILMRRRQNNPILTGEAGVGKTAVVEGFALRIASGDVPPSLKDVSLRSLDIGLLQAGASMKGEFENRLRQVIEEVQSSEQPIILFIDEAHTLIGAGGAAGTGDAANLLKPALARGKLRTVAATTWAEYKKHIEKDPALTRRFQVVQVGEPSEDKAILMMRGMASTLEQHHRVQILDEALEASVRLSHRYIPARQLPDKSVSLLDTTCARVAISQHAVPAEVEDCRRKIEALEVEQGIIAREKAVGVDTTKREKEVDSKLAIERERLKGLEQRWTDEKTLVDEILDIRGKLRGQTGKVEGTHSKLEKAADKAAKEAPPVAAPTPPLTEAERAPLLAKLTELQAKLTALQGESPLILPTVDEQAVASVVADWTGIPVGRMVKNEVEAVLKLAETLGQRVIGQDHAMKMIARRIQTSRAQLENPNKPIGVFLLAGTSGVGKTETALALAEALYGGEQNVITINMSEFQEAHTVSTLKGSPPGYVGYGEGGILTEAVRRKPYSVVLLDEVEKAHGDVHELFFQVFDKGWMEDGEGRVIDFKNTLILLTSNAGSDLIMNMCKDPELLPDPEAIAKSLRDPLLKVFPAALLGRLVTIPYYPLSDSMIAAITRLQLRRIEKRIGVNHKVPFTYSDEVLKLIVSRCTELESGGRMIDSILTNTMLPAISEEILKRMMVGSAVKKIEITAKGSEFHYNFD is encoded by the coding sequence ATGGCTGAGATTAGTCGCGTAGCCCTTTTTGGAAAACTTAACAGCCTCGCTTATCGCGCGATTGAGGCCGCCACCGTCTTTTGCAAGATGCGTGGCAATCCTTACGTCGAGTTGGCTCACTGGCTGCATCAGATTCTGCAGCTTCCCGATTCTGACGTGCACAAAATCATTAAGCAGTTCAATCTCGAGCCAAGTCGTTTGGCGCGTGATCTGACCGAAACACTCGATCGTTTTCCACGCGGCAGTTCCAGCATCTCGGACCTTTCGAGCCATCTCGAAGATGCGACTCAGCAAGGCTGGGTCTATGCCACGCTGATGTTCAAGGACTCGCAAGTCCGGACTGGTTACTTGATCGTCGGCATGATCAAAACCAAAACGCTGAACAACGCACTGCTGAGCATTTCGAAAGAATTTGGCAAAATCAACGCCGATACGTTGATCGACAAGTTTGCTGAAGTGGTGGCAGGCTCGCCCGAAGATTCGCTCCGCGCCAGCGATGGAACCCAGGTCGGTGGCGGCGCTGTTCCTGGCGAAGCGAGCGGCGCGATGGCTCCCGCTGCGATGGGCAAGCAAGAGGCGCTCAAGCAATTTTCGATCGACCTGACCGAGCGTGCTCGCAAAGGGGAGATCGACCCGATTGTTGGTCGCGACGAAGAGATTCGTCAACTTGTCGACATTCTGATGCGTCGTCGTCAGAACAACCCAATCCTCACCGGTGAAGCAGGTGTGGGTAAAACTGCGGTGGTCGAAGGTTTTGCCCTCCGCATTGCTTCGGGCGATGTTCCTCCGTCGCTGAAAGATGTTTCGCTTCGCTCGCTCGACATCGGTCTCTTGCAGGCCGGCGCGAGCATGAAGGGCGAGTTCGAAAATCGCCTTCGTCAGGTGATCGAAGAAGTGCAATCGAGCGAACAGCCGATCATTCTGTTTATCGATGAAGCTCATACTCTCATCGGAGCTGGTGGAGCCGCTGGAACTGGCGACGCTGCTAACTTGCTCAAGCCAGCACTGGCTCGCGGAAAGTTGCGCACGGTCGCTGCGACGACCTGGGCCGAATACAAGAAGCACATCGAAAAAGATCCTGCTCTCACGCGCCGCTTCCAAGTGGTTCAAGTCGGTGAACCAAGCGAAGACAAAGCGATTTTGATGATGCGAGGCATGGCCTCGACCCTCGAGCAGCACCATCGCGTGCAGATTCTCGACGAAGCGCTCGAAGCCTCGGTTCGTCTCTCGCATCGCTATATCCCCGCTCGTCAGTTGCCCGATAAGTCGGTCAGCTTGCTCGATACCACGTGTGCTCGCGTGGCGATCAGTCAGCACGCTGTGCCTGCAGAAGTCGAAGATTGCCGCCGCAAGATCGAAGCTCTCGAAGTCGAGCAGGGAATCATCGCCCGCGAAAAAGCTGTCGGTGTAGATACCACCAAACGCGAAAAAGAAGTCGATTCAAAACTAGCCATCGAGCGTGAGCGTCTGAAGGGGCTTGAGCAGCGCTGGACCGACGAAAAGACGCTGGTCGACGAGATTCTCGACATTCGCGGCAAGCTCCGCGGTCAAACGGGCAAGGTCGAGGGGACGCATAGCAAACTCGAAAAAGCTGCTGACAAGGCTGCCAAAGAAGCACCACCTGTAGCGGCTCCTACGCCTCCGCTCACCGAAGCCGAACGGGCTCCGCTGCTGGCAAAACTCACCGAACTGCAAGCCAAGCTCACCGCCCTGCAAGGCGAATCGCCACTGATTCTTCCCACGGTCGACGAGCAAGCGGTCGCTTCGGTCGTGGCCGACTGGACCGGCATTCCGGTCGGTCGAATGGTGAAGAACGAAGTCGAAGCTGTGCTCAAGTTGGCCGAGACCCTCGGTCAGCGCGTGATTGGCCAAGACCATGCGATGAAGATGATTGCTCGCCGCATTCAAACTTCGCGTGCCCAGCTCGAGAATCCAAACAAGCCAATCGGCGTATTCTTGCTCGCCGGCACGTCGGGTGTTGGTAAAACCGAAACCGCTCTCGCTTTGGCCGAAGCTCTTTATGGTGGCGAACAGAACGTCATCACCATCAACATGAGCGAGTTCCAAGAGGCTCATACCGTGAGCACCTTGAAGGGTTCGCCTCCCGGTTACGTGGGCTACGGCGAAGGTGGTATTCTCACCGAAGCCGTCCGCCGCAAACCTTACAGCGTGGTGCTCCTCGACGAAGTCGAAAAGGCTCACGGCGACGTGCACGAACTCTTCTTCCAAGTCTTCGATAAAGGCTGGATGGAAGATGGCGAAGGACGCGTGATCGATTTCAAGAACACGCTCATCCTGCTGACGTCGAATGCCGGTAGCGACTTGATCATGAACATGTGCAAAGATCCGGAACTGCTTCCCGATCCTGAGGCCATTGCCAAGTCGCTGCGCGATCCGCTGCTGAAGGTCTTTCCCGCAGCATTGCTCGGCCGCCTCGTGACCATTCCTTACTATCCGCTCAGCGATTCGATGATCGCTGCGATCACTCGTTTGCAGCTGCGTCGCATCGAGAAGCGAATCGGCGTCAATCACAAGGTTCCGTTCACCTACAGCGACGAAGTGCTCAAGCTCATCGTCAGCCGCTGCACGGAACTCGAGAGCGGTGGTCGTATGATCGACTCGATTCTCACCAACACAATGCTCCCCGCGATCAGCGAAGAGATTCTCAAGCGGATGATGGTGGGTAGCGCGGTGAAGAAAATCGAAATCACCGCGAAAGGTAGCGAATTCCACTACAACTTTGATTAG
- a CDS encoding DUF4240 domain-containing protein, with product MDETKFWSLINEATMASMGRDDEKQELLDELQDLLEELPPEEIVGFQRIMRDLYWKAYTYNLSGAIFVILKERCDEDDFHGFRGWLISQGQQFFEQVVADPDSMAGDEQMIDDLYLPDILTLAEDAYVNATGDDMPIDYDFVEPEDLSGEPLELADLPQRLPNLCSEYFFVLQPDEEEAPAENT from the coding sequence ATGGACGAGACGAAATTCTGGTCGCTGATCAACGAAGCCACGATGGCATCGATGGGACGCGACGATGAAAAACAAGAGCTGCTCGACGAGCTACAAGACTTGCTCGAGGAACTTCCCCCCGAAGAGATCGTGGGCTTTCAGCGGATCATGCGCGATCTGTACTGGAAGGCTTACACCTACAATCTTTCCGGGGCGATTTTCGTCATCCTGAAAGAGCGCTGCGACGAAGACGACTTCCACGGGTTTCGTGGTTGGCTTATCTCGCAGGGACAGCAGTTTTTCGAGCAAGTGGTCGCCGATCCCGACAGCATGGCGGGAGATGAGCAGATGATCGACGATCTCTATCTGCCCGACATCCTAACTCTGGCCGAAGATGCCTACGTCAACGCCACTGGCGACGACATGCCGATCGATTACGACTTTGTCGAACCCGAAGATCTCTCGGGCGAGCCACTCGAACTGGCCGATCTTCCGCAGCGATTGCCCAATCTCTGCTCTGAATACTTCTTTGTGCTCCAGCCTGACGAAGAAGAAGCCCCTGCAGAGAATACGTAA
- a CDS encoding DUF4339 domain-containing protein: protein MGIKVVCPNGHKLNVKTFLAGKKGVCPHCGAKFRIPEAEEDSDDSGMDLSDPAIPRPDEAEPAPLAARPTQPLMPIPAAPVQPLPAQPTAPQAAPFPVAQTNALQGVAPGAQPVYPAGMPAPGTPLQAMPVQAMPLQPGMARPMAVPMGGAPMASMPRPMSPGGMPMAVPVGGVPVGMPVGAPVAGPITMHPGMPAMPVAGAVPVAPRLAGDPIGEAPQAAWYVRPPAGGQYGPARGDVMRGWIAEGRVSADSLVWREGFADWIPAAQLFPSLAAATAPTPPAEPAAPAAGARSTRKLKQYESRKKGMGVVAIIAIVFLAIAALALAIVLAVVLSGAYNPAT from the coding sequence ATGGGTATCAAGGTAGTTTGCCCCAATGGGCATAAGCTGAACGTGAAGACGTTCCTGGCGGGCAAAAAGGGTGTTTGCCCGCACTGTGGGGCGAAATTCCGGATTCCCGAGGCGGAGGAAGACTCCGACGACAGTGGCATGGACCTGTCGGACCCAGCGATTCCTCGCCCCGACGAGGCGGAGCCTGCTCCACTGGCCGCGCGTCCGACTCAGCCATTGATGCCCATCCCCGCTGCACCGGTCCAGCCGCTGCCAGCTCAGCCGACCGCTCCGCAGGCGGCTCCGTTTCCTGTAGCACAAACCAATGCCCTGCAAGGAGTTGCGCCTGGTGCGCAGCCGGTCTATCCAGCTGGAATGCCTGCTCCCGGGACGCCGCTGCAGGCCATGCCAGTACAGGCAATGCCCCTGCAGCCCGGCATGGCCCGACCGATGGCGGTTCCGATGGGTGGGGCACCGATGGCGAGCATGCCACGCCCGATGAGCCCCGGCGGAATGCCGATGGCGGTTCCCGTGGGTGGCGTGCCGGTTGGGATGCCGGTGGGAGCTCCTGTGGCGGGCCCCATCACCATGCACCCCGGCATGCCAGCGATGCCAGTGGCCGGGGCGGTTCCCGTGGCACCGCGCCTCGCTGGCGACCCGATTGGCGAAGCCCCTCAGGCTGCCTGGTATGTCCGCCCGCCAGCCGGTGGTCAGTATGGCCCCGCACGGGGCGATGTGATGCGAGGCTGGATTGCCGAAGGGCGCGTAAGTGCCGATTCGCTCGTCTGGCGCGAAGGCTTTGCCGACTGGATTCCCGCCGCGCAGCTCTTTCCGTCGCTTGCCGCAGCCACCGCCCCCACACCTCCCGCCGAACCTGCTGCACCGGCTGCCGGAGCACGCTCGACGCGCAAACTCAAGCAGTACGAATCCCGTAAAAAAGGGATGGGTGTGGTTGCCATTATTGCCATTGTCTTTCTGGCAATCGCGGCGCTGGCCCTCGCAATAGTTCTGGCAGTGGTACTGTCGGGGGCCTACAATCCAGCTACCTAG
- a CDS encoding ATP-dependent Clp protease proteolytic subunit, with protein sequence MTDDHDEPQYPLEIAVMGELTEHEPDLCEKLLAVPPGGEVTLYFNSPGGSAYAAMSLASIIKLRNLQATGVVTGECSSAALWPFAACIKRLVTPHSVALFHPMKWESEEHVGIAEAAEWARHFSLLEKEMDQLLADLFGISLEVIAPWMRPGRYVSGRELAAAGLAEITPLSFLAHLQPTEPPPSPKSKAKSKSK encoded by the coding sequence GTGACCGACGACCACGACGAACCGCAATACCCGCTCGAAATTGCCGTGATGGGCGAACTGACCGAGCACGAACCCGACCTTTGCGAAAAGCTGCTCGCCGTTCCTCCTGGGGGTGAAGTGACCCTCTACTTCAACTCGCCAGGCGGGAGTGCCTACGCCGCCATGTCCCTTGCTTCGATCATAAAACTCCGCAATTTGCAGGCCACCGGCGTCGTCACTGGCGAATGCTCGTCGGCCGCTCTTTGGCCCTTTGCCGCCTGCATCAAACGGCTTGTGACACCTCATAGTGTGGCCCTGTTTCATCCCATGAAATGGGAGAGCGAAGAACATGTCGGCATCGCGGAAGCTGCGGAGTGGGCCCGCCACTTCTCGCTCCTCGAAAAAGAGATGGATCAGCTGCTGGCTGATCTGTTTGGCATCTCGCTCGAGGTGATCGCCCCTTGGATGCGGCCCGGCCGCTACGTTTCGGGACGCGAACTCGCCGCTGCTGGCCTGGCCGAGATCACCCCGCTAAGCTTCCTGGCCCATCTACAGCCGACGGAGCCTCCCCCGTCACCCAAGTCCAAAGCCAAGTCGAAATCGAAGTGA
- a CDS encoding class I SAM-dependent methyltransferase gives MGLLGDLKVLYHLAVKPVRGKDHAARMESFYSGQAEAYDDFRKRLLKGREELYREIQPPDGGLWVDMGGGTGSNVEYFANSIPKLGKVLVVDLSPSLLAVGRKRFAAKGWHNVEAVEADATTFQPDGMQADVVTFSYSLTMIPDWFAAIENAIAMLKPGGVLGVVDFYVARKFPRDGLKKHSWFTRTFWPTWFGMDNVFPSADHVPFLHRHLEPIRFEEHVAKVPYIPLIRTPYYLFVGRKRG, from the coding sequence ATGGGTTTGCTCGGCGATCTCAAAGTGCTCTATCACCTCGCCGTCAAACCGGTTCGTGGAAAAGATCATGCCGCGCGCATGGAAAGCTTCTACTCGGGCCAAGCAGAAGCGTACGACGATTTTCGCAAACGGCTGTTGAAAGGTCGTGAAGAACTTTACCGCGAAATTCAGCCTCCCGATGGTGGTTTGTGGGTCGACATGGGGGGTGGAACAGGCTCGAACGTCGAGTACTTTGCCAATTCCATTCCGAAGCTCGGCAAGGTGCTGGTGGTCGATCTTTCGCCATCGCTGCTTGCCGTGGGACGCAAACGTTTTGCGGCTAAAGGGTGGCATAACGTCGAAGCGGTCGAAGCCGATGCCACCACCTTTCAGCCCGATGGAATGCAGGCTGATGTGGTGACCTTCAGCTATTCTCTGACTATGATCCCCGACTGGTTTGCAGCGATCGAAAACGCGATCGCGATGCTGAAGCCCGGCGGCGTGCTGGGGGTCGTCGATTTCTATGTCGCCCGGAAGTTTCCTCGCGATGGGCTGAAAAAACATAGCTGGTTCACACGCACGTTTTGGCCCACTTGGTTCGGGATGGATAACGTTTTTCCCTCGGCCGATCACGTGCCGTTTTTACACCGACATCTCGAGCCCATTCGCTTCGAAGAACATGTCGCGAAAGTCCCCTACATTCCACTGATTCGCACACCCTACTATCTATTTGTAGGGCGCAAACGGGGCTGA
- a CDS encoding BtaA family protein produces the protein MSVLDWVSGRVFKFVHGNNLVYNTCWEDPRLDRVALELKPTDNVLVITSAGCNALDYALCSPNHVYAVDMNPRQNALLDMKRAAIKSLDFEDFFLMFGEGYHPRIRQLYKEKIRKELPAWSQTWWDKWIKFFADPNRPFYFRGTSGAFARIIKLYTDRIIRVRPHIEAALDAKSIEEQVEIYEKHLRDKFWSRPMRFAMGRDTTLSMVGVPKAQRRQVEQQYKGGIVKFVQDSVEAVFCKLPLADNYFWRVYMKGRYTKECCPEYLKAENFAKLKGGLVDRVSTHTDSVQGFLDKHEGQISRYILLDHMDWLSDKFFPLLELEWQAILKRAATDTRILWRSGGLKTDFLDRVNLNVNGQSRMLPELLTHHEKLAAELHEKDRVHTYGSFYIADLKV, from the coding sequence ATGTCGGTACTGGACTGGGTGAGCGGACGCGTTTTTAAGTTCGTTCACGGCAATAATCTGGTTTACAACACCTGCTGGGAGGATCCGCGACTCGATCGCGTGGCTCTCGAGCTGAAACCGACCGACAACGTGCTCGTCATCACGTCGGCTGGCTGCAACGCTCTCGACTATGCACTCTGCAGCCCCAACCACGTCTACGCGGTGGATATGAATCCCCGCCAGAACGCCCTGCTCGATATGAAGCGGGCCGCCATTAAATCGCTCGACTTCGAAGACTTCTTTTTAATGTTCGGCGAGGGTTATCATCCTCGCATTCGCCAGCTCTACAAAGAAAAGATCCGCAAAGAACTCCCCGCCTGGTCACAAACCTGGTGGGACAAATGGATTAAGTTCTTCGCCGATCCGAATCGCCCGTTCTATTTCCGTGGCACTAGTGGCGCGTTTGCCCGCATCATTAAGCTTTACACCGACCGAATCATTCGGGTCCGCCCTCATATCGAAGCTGCCCTCGATGCTAAATCGATCGAAGAGCAGGTCGAGATCTACGAGAAGCATCTGCGGGACAAGTTCTGGTCGCGACCGATGCGTTTTGCAATGGGACGCGATACCACACTTTCCATGGTCGGTGTCCCCAAAGCACAGCGCCGTCAGGTCGAACAACAATACAAAGGTGGTATTGTGAAGTTCGTCCAGGACAGTGTGGAAGCTGTCTTCTGCAAGTTGCCACTGGCTGACAATTATTTCTGGCGCGTCTATATGAAGGGGCGCTATACCAAAGAATGCTGTCCGGAATATCTCAAAGCCGAGAATTTCGCGAAGCTCAAGGGTGGACTCGTCGACCGCGTCAGCACCCACACCGATTCGGTGCAAGGTTTTTTAGATAAGCACGAGGGTCAGATCTCGCGTTATATCTTGCTCGATCATATGGACTGGCTCAGCGACAAGTTTTTTCCGCTGCTAGAACTCGAATGGCAAGCCATTTTGAAACGAGCCGCCACCGATACCCGAATTCTTTGGCGCAGCGGTGGACTCAAAACCGACTTCCTCGACCGTGTGAATCTGAATGTGAATGGCCAGTCGCGGATGCTCCCGGAACTGCTAACGCATCACGAAAAACTGGCGGCTGAACTGCACGAAAAAGATCGTGTCCATACCTATGGCAGCTTTTATATTGCTGACCTGAAGGTCTAA
- a CDS encoding trypsin-like peptidase domain-containing protein — protein MSHLSITCPHCKSNLPVRYMPAAGTQVQCPKCRAAFAVQPPKPTVAPGDLLGASSVAVVPSAPVPAAPVQATLVPPKPVARPATTPAAGAPYAPIVPPALQPPPAAQTGYAQPSYGQPGYGQAPYAAAPAPLQVPAAYGVPAGSYAPVAPQGYDPLQKPALAPPATVPGSKTGLIIAAIAGCAVLGIVLITVVVVSSMGGKKDPALAASGTSSPYGATSGYQPAPTPGVGGAVPSPFTSGIPAPNGSTPVPPQPVPGIPAPIPAVSATAPPPPPPVGTTASGIVPGAGPVAKGLATVSTEPASAYRFEPGKMAHYTFSIDAPAQGAKSFGAIYFRTDELAQAEIERKARSVDEVTGTGTAFVVHRDGLLVTCAHVVEGAKSIEVKFGTESYVGELVAIDSVRDLAVLRIDARNLTELPMGDSSTLELAEEVRAVGFPLASQLGESIKITRGTLSGRVSEPSGELLQIDAPINPGNSGGPLVDEKGNFVGVCSSGLVGEQISNVGFACPSADVMKMLNKLNVSLVSTLRTDSLTGPRLARLVTPSVALVKVKSSDASGAQAIEYSGYLADQTRIGPGLRREETSKLILSHAGEVLASKGSLELPHHHGLLGNLIFHQLGTRGERKWDTRRVTTVTVTQSRSVFPPGFPGGMPGGFGPRGIPGGSSQIVLPALERSSYELVTEGDELKVKKEYAFVVLGGDMNAEEPDPMLGVSGSGEFIFDTKQGLPKLMTFDTQVMTKLGSGPPQYPTKLTWQLKEVVPTSTGNLPTQPQPDLASSTTPSVPVPAPVPFPAVPNIPSPAPPPDFGATRPAEAPTAKRETDPKKVDEIIVALESADDSFAAKFLPVSQLSMMEPIDSKRDKVATLLDRLLTTKQQSVRSAAIRAVAKWGTQRNIPTLMRLCDELDLGTRWGAINALGDIGGDAESAAKVATLMGDQNDMLTAANALKKMGTFAEEPVWKHLQPDNVQLFLQATHVLDEVGTARSITALEPFVNHEHISVRSSATRLVAKLKERAGIK, from the coding sequence ATGTCGCACCTCTCGATTACCTGTCCGCATTGCAAAAGCAATTTGCCAGTTCGGTACATGCCAGCCGCTGGCACGCAGGTGCAATGTCCGAAGTGTCGCGCTGCGTTCGCCGTCCAGCCACCCAAGCCAACGGTCGCCCCCGGCGATTTGCTCGGCGCAAGTTCCGTGGCAGTCGTCCCTTCGGCTCCTGTACCGGCTGCTCCGGTGCAAGCCACTCTTGTGCCGCCCAAGCCAGTAGCGAGGCCAGCCACTACTCCCGCCGCTGGCGCACCTTACGCACCAATCGTTCCTCCAGCGCTTCAGCCTCCACCTGCGGCTCAGACTGGATACGCCCAACCTTCGTATGGTCAGCCCGGCTATGGTCAGGCACCTTATGCGGCAGCACCAGCTCCGCTGCAAGTTCCGGCTGCTTATGGGGTTCCCGCTGGTAGTTATGCGCCGGTCGCTCCTCAGGGGTACGATCCGCTGCAAAAGCCCGCCTTGGCACCCCCGGCGACTGTCCCCGGTTCCAAAACAGGGCTGATCATCGCCGCCATCGCCGGTTGTGCGGTGCTCGGCATCGTGCTGATCACCGTCGTAGTGGTGAGCTCGATGGGGGGCAAAAAAGATCCCGCCCTCGCAGCCAGCGGCACTTCATCACCGTATGGTGCCACCTCTGGCTACCAACCTGCTCCGACACCTGGTGTGGGTGGGGCGGTTCCCAGCCCGTTCACGAGTGGCATCCCCGCTCCCAATGGTTCGACACCAGTTCCACCCCAGCCTGTGCCTGGAATTCCAGCTCCCATTCCAGCCGTTAGTGCGACCGCTCCTCCTCCGCCACCACCGGTCGGTACAACGGCCAGCGGCATCGTTCCAGGAGCTGGACCGGTTGCTAAGGGGCTCGCCACCGTTTCCACGGAGCCTGCCTCGGCCTACCGCTTTGAACCCGGAAAGATGGCCCACTACACCTTTTCGATCGATGCCCCTGCACAAGGGGCCAAGTCGTTTGGAGCGATCTATTTTCGGACAGACGAACTAGCCCAAGCTGAAATTGAGCGTAAGGCACGCAGCGTGGATGAAGTGACCGGCACTGGGACCGCATTTGTGGTGCATCGCGACGGTTTGCTCGTCACCTGTGCTCACGTGGTGGAGGGGGCCAAGTCGATTGAAGTGAAGTTTGGGACGGAGTCGTACGTCGGTGAACTGGTGGCGATCGACAGCGTGCGCGATCTGGCTGTGCTACGTATCGACGCACGCAATCTCACCGAGCTTCCCATGGGGGATTCTTCGACACTCGAATTGGCTGAAGAAGTGCGCGCCGTCGGCTTTCCGCTCGCTTCGCAGTTGGGGGAGAGCATCAAGATCACCCGCGGCACGCTCTCTGGCCGGGTCTCTGAACCTTCCGGCGAGTTGCTGCAGATCGACGCACCGATCAATCCCGGCAATAGCGGTGGCCCCTTGGTCGACGAGAAAGGGAACTTCGTCGGCGTTTGCAGTTCGGGGCTCGTTGGCGAACAGATCTCAAACGTTGGGTTTGCTTGCCCCAGCGCCGACGTAATGAAGATGCTTAACAAGCTGAATGTCTCGCTCGTTTCGACGCTGCGCACCGATTCGCTCACCGGCCCGCGTCTGGCGCGCCTCGTCACGCCGTCGGTAGCGCTGGTGAAAGTGAAGTCGTCCGATGCTTCCGGTGCTCAAGCGATTGAATATTCTGGCTACCTGGCCGATCAAACGCGCATCGGCCCTGGACTACGTCGTGAAGAAACGAGCAAGCTGATTCTCTCGCACGCTGGCGAAGTGTTGGCGTCTAAAGGTTCGCTGGAGCTTCCGCATCATCATGGCTTGCTCGGGAACTTGATTTTTCATCAGCTCGGCACACGTGGCGAACGAAAGTGGGACACCCGCCGGGTCACGACCGTAACAGTCACACAATCGCGTTCGGTCTTTCCACCTGGATTTCCCGGTGGCATGCCGGGTGGATTTGGTCCACGCGGAATCCCTGGTGGATCGTCGCAAATCGTGCTGCCGGCACTGGAGCGAAGCAGCTACGAACTTGTGACCGAGGGCGACGAGCTGAAGGTCAAAAAAGAGTATGCCTTTGTGGTTCTTGGTGGGGACATGAACGCGGAAGAGCCCGACCCGATGCTGGGGGTGAGTGGCAGTGGCGAGTTCATTTTCGATACCAAGCAGGGCTTGCCGAAACTCATGACCTTCGACACCCAGGTGATGACGAAACTGGGGAGCGGGCCACCTCAGTATCCGACGAAGCTGACTTGGCAATTGAAGGAAGTGGTGCCGACCAGCACGGGTAATCTTCCGACGCAGCCCCAGCCCGACTTGGCTTCGAGCACGACACCGAGTGTTCCTGTTCCAGCACCGGTTCCGTTTCCGGCGGTGCCCAACATTCCGAGCCCAGCTCCACCGCCTGATTTCGGAGCAACTCGTCCCGCTGAAGCTCCTACGGCGAAACGCGAGACCGATCCCAAAAAAGTCGACGAGATCATCGTGGCACTGGAATCGGCCGACGATTCGTTCGCAGCAAAGTTTCTCCCTGTCTCGCAGCTTTCGATGATGGAGCCGATCGATTCCAAACGCGACAAGGTCGCCACGCTTCTCGATCGTTTGCTAACGACCAAGCAACAGTCGGTTCGATCGGCTGCGATTCGAGCCGTGGCCAAGTGGGGAACTCAGCGAAACATTCCCACCCTGATGCGTCTTTGCGACGAACTTGATTTGGGGACGCGCTGGGGTGCCATCAATGCACTGGGGGATATCGGTGGCGATGCGGAGTCGGCTGCCAAAGTCGCTACGCTGATGGGGGATCAAAACGACATGCTGACAGCCGCAAACGCGCTGAAGAAGATGGGAACCTTTGCCGAAGAGCCAGTCTGGAAGCATCTCCAGCCCGACAACGTGCAGCTGTTCCTACAGGCAACGCACGTGCTGGACGAAGTCGGTACCGCGCGAAGCATCACAGCGCTCGAGCCGTTTGTGAACCACGAGCATATCAGCGTCCGCTCGAGCGCCACTCGCCTCGTCGCCAAGCTCAAAGAGCGTGCCGGAATAAAATAG
- a CDS encoding DUF1338 domain-containing protein has translation MSITSAMKPSEQPHGRLPLSTTREKFLAALFDRLWDEYRKRVSYVQTYEQIVAQSGATFFNDHIAFRTIASQTPMAGIASIARVFEALGYRAAGNYYFADKHLSAIHLAHSHPQFPKLFVSEFCSWMLPADRQTIITRTVKSHREPVALELLAQLAQLDQQSDFAPSLLENVTKIFTELPWNVPERADVVEMNRTSQYAAWVMVHGYAVNHFTSLVNSHGVFGLDSLEKTIDALAAAGVPMKPEIEGEAGSKLRQSATEAVPTEVSVMESGKLTSMPWTYAYFELAERNAYLDPQTGKQVRFEGFLGPQATNLFEMTRVK, from the coding sequence ATGTCGATCACTAGCGCGATGAAGCCTTCGGAACAACCTCACGGCAGACTCCCACTCTCGACCACGCGCGAGAAGTTTTTGGCAGCGCTCTTTGATCGCTTGTGGGATGAATACCGCAAACGTGTTTCGTATGTGCAAACCTACGAACAAATCGTGGCTCAGTCGGGAGCCACCTTCTTCAACGATCATATCGCGTTTCGCACCATCGCTTCGCAAACGCCTATGGCGGGAATCGCTTCGATCGCGCGGGTGTTCGAGGCTTTGGGCTATCGCGCTGCTGGCAACTACTACTTCGCCGACAAACATCTCTCGGCCATTCACCTGGCCCATTCCCATCCGCAGTTTCCCAAGCTTTTTGTTTCGGAATTTTGCAGCTGGATGCTCCCCGCTGATAGACAAACCATCATCACTCGCACAGTGAAGTCGCACCGCGAACCGGTGGCGCTCGAACTCCTCGCGCAACTTGCTCAGCTCGATCAACAGAGCGACTTCGCTCCCTCGCTGCTGGAGAACGTAACGAAGATTTTCACAGAGCTACCTTGGAATGTTCCGGAACGGGCGGATGTCGTGGAGATGAATCGAACGAGCCAGTATGCCGCGTGGGTGATGGTGCACGGCTATGCGGTGAACCATTTCACATCGCTCGTGAATTCGCATGGAGTGTTCGGGCTCGACAGCCTCGAGAAAACGATCGATGCCCTCGCAGCAGCGGGGGTACCGATGAAGCCAGAGATCGAAGGCGAAGCTGGCAGCAAGTTGCGACAGTCGGCAACCGAAGCTGTGCCGACTGAGGTGTCGGTGATGGAGAGCGGTAAGCTCACATCGATGCCGTGGACATACGCCTACTTCGAACTCGCCGAGCGGAACGCTTATCTCGATCCGCAAACAGGAAAACAGGTTCGCTTCGAGGGCTTTTTAGGTCCTCAAGCCACGAACCTGTTTGAAATGACGCGAGTGAAGTAA